Genomic window (Candidatus Nitrosocosmicus franklandus):
CTGTAATTGCGTCGGTACTGGCATTTGGAATTGGAGGATTTTTGGGATATCTCTTTTATATAAAAAGGGCAGCCGATCCAACCAAGATCAATGAAAATGTTGTTTCAAAAGCACTGTGGAGATTTCTTTACAATAGATGGTACCTTAATTCCCTACTGTATTGGTTCGGTGTAGTAATCCCATTAGGTTTCTATAGACGAGTTAACAAATACTTTGAAAATATACTAATGTATGGAATCAATCCATCTGTGCAACACTCTATGGTTTTCATGTCAAAGGTAACTAAGGCTGCACAATCAGGTAACGTACAAACTTATCTTTATGTTTTCTCTGCGGGCATAATACTAATTACCATGTTACTATTGAGTTAAGAGGGGAGTGAGTGAGTTCCAATGATTGATATCTTTTCAACACCAGCTTTAGTAACCGTAATTCTCGGTAGTGTGGCTCTAGTAATTCCGATAATAGATGCTCTCAATAAAGAAAGAGGTTCCAAAAATAAAGTTTACAGTTCGATTGCTTTTGGTGCTCTTGCAATAGCCTTGGCAGTAGTTATCTACCGAATTTTTTCTGGAGAAAACTTGCCTGCTCTGTCTCTTTCAAACAGTGGTGTAATTGGTGATGATATTTTTGGTGCCTTCTTTTCTATTGCTTTTCTAATTGTTTCTATAATGGTGACTGTTTCTTCTTGGAGTTATATGAGGAAAAAAAGCAATCATGCTGCTTATTATTCGCTAATATTATTATCCAGTATAGGAATGATCCTCATAGGCTACTCTACCGATTTTGTGATGCTATTGGTAGCTTGGGAGTTGATGTCTATTCCAACTTACGCTCTTGCGGCTTTCAATAAAAGAGATCCAGTGTCAAATGAGGCTTCAATAAAATACTTTTTGTTCGGTGCACTTTCATCAGCCATAATTGTCCTTGCAATGGGTATAGTATACGGCCTAACAGGAACTACTAATATTTATGATTCCATTGTGGCTATGACGGAACTAAACGTCCAATTAATGCCATTTGCTCTACTGGCTGTTGGATTGTTTATTGCTGGGTTTGGGTTCAAGATGGGGTTAGTCCCGTTTCATATGTGGTTGCCGGATACTTATTCGGGCGCCCCAACAACAATTGCTACTTTACTTGCCGCCGGAACCAAAAAGGCTGGATTCGCTGCTGCCATAAGAGTGATCGTGATAGGATTAATCGCATTAAATGTGCACTGGACATTTACTCTTGCCATAATAGCCATCTTCACTATGACCCTTGGTAACCTTGGAGCATTAACTCAGAAATCCATTCCTAGGATTTTGGCTTATTCTAGTATTGCTCAGGCGGGTTATATTTTGATTGGACTTGCAGTAGCTCCATATTCTAACTTTGCTCTGGACGCATCCTTGTTGCAAATTATGAATCATGCTGTAATGAAGTCAGCAGCATTTATAGCAGCTGCTGCGGTTATTATTGTCCTAGCTGGATATACGTTAGATAAATACAAAGGACTTGGATTTAGGATGCCCATTACAGCACTTGTTCTTGCAATAGCATTATTGGCGCTTGCTGGGGTCCCTCCTCTAAATGGTTTTTGGGGCAAATACTTGATTTTTGGGGCTGCAGTCGACAGCGGCGAACAGGTCTGGTGGGGACCTTATCTAGCTATTGCGGGTGTACTTAACAGTGCATTATCGTTGGGTTACTATGCCTGGATTATTAGAAAAATGTACATGGAGGAAGGAGAAAATCGGGTAAGACAAAAGGAACCTAAACCCATGGTTGCTGTACTGCTCTTTGCATTAGGATTTATGATCATCTTTGGAATTTGGTATGGTCCACTACTAGATCTGGCATCCATGGCTGTACCAAATGATATAGCAAATCTGATGATGGTCAAATAGCGGTCAAATAGCGGTCAAATAGCGGTCAAATAGCATCTAATCATATGTCATTTGTGCTTCAAGATACAAATTATTTGCTGAATTACAGAAAAAATCTTATTACTAGTCGTATAAATCAATAATTTAGTCTAATAGAATATCTTGACAGTAAAACTTTGATTGAAAATACATATGCAATATCTTTTATTTGCTTCAATTATGCTGTTACGGATATCACTGTATATGGAAAATACTCTTCAATATACTTGAATGTCCTTATAAGTGCCCATCCCGTATGGTACTTACAAATATCTATTTTCTGTGGTATTAATGCTCGTATTCAGATTTAATTTTTTCAAACATCTCAAAAACAACGATTACTGATCGTAAAAATACTAGTAATATTATTAATATTAATGAAATCTTGAAATGTTCCAGAATATGACATCCATATTCCACAGTTTTCACAATTATTGGGTTATCTCTGCAGAAAATTTGTAACACGTTGGACAATAAACAAACGGACCGATTTGTTCAACTACTGCAATTCATTGGCAATTCTTGTTTGAAGGTTGTTAGCAGGTATGGCAGTATAAACCAACAATTTCGATAGTCATATTTTTTACTATGAAATGATACAGCAGATCTCTAAGTTCTGGTTTAGGTCAAAAGATGCCAACAAAACCTACTGATACTTTTCAAAAAACATGTCTACATATTATTCAGTTTCAAAAGTTTCAAATCCTTTTTTACCCTTTATCACGTGGTGTTAGAATTTCCTTGTCATATGAGAAAATCCATCCTTTTTTCCAAAAAGCAATTAATGACAGTATGGTGATGGTAAGCATAACTATCAATAAAAAGCCTAAATATCGAGGTAAGTCAAGTAGATTGTCTAGGTTAAAACCATCTAAACTTAGTACGCTTAGTATGAGTGATAATGGCAGTACAATAGCAGAAAAAACTGTCAATACGCGCATTGTTTCGTTCATTTGCAAAGAAATACTGGCCGAAAAAAGTTCCCTGGTTGAGTTTATGGTATCTTGATAGGATTGAATCATCTCAATTAGCTGGTTTATATTGTCGTATACGATCTGCAGATATTTTATATCGTCTTTATCTTTTTCCATATTGATATGGTAGTTTATGATATTCCTAGCATCCCAAAAATGCCGTCTTAGGATAATTACTTGTCGAGATAGTGTATCCAAATAGGTCAGCACCCGACCAGAAGGGCGATATTGTGCGTCTCTTTCAACATCAAATACCTTGAGTTCAATTGCAGTTAATAGTTGTTCATAATCTTCTATGATACTAGAAATTATGCTGTAGTAAAGCGCATCTATCGATGTTTCCAGGATAGTTTCTCTGTCTGTGAGAATTTTCTTTACTTTCGTAATCAAGTCTACTTTCTGGGAATGAATTGTAATAAGCCGTTTATCTCCTACATGAAAATATAACGGAATGGTTTCAAGAGTTTCAAAATTATTAAATTTTAGATGTAAAAGGATGATAAATTTATCGTTATGATCGATCTCTTTAACCACTGGTTTTTTTGATTTCTGTCTAATTTTGTCAATTGCTTTCTTATTTAGCGACAGCGTAGTTGCCAGGTTCGTAATATCCTCATCAGTAGGATCTAGCACGTCGATCCAAAGATTATGTGAATCCTTAATGCGATCATCAGATTCAGTTTTTTCTTCTATTATCTCGTTTTTATTGTAATAGAAGACTGTTTTTTGCACTATTATTTCTATAATAACAAAGCTTTATAATGTCTACTTTGGAGCGTCCAAATACACTTATTAATTAAAGCAGCTTGGGTTACGATGAGTATAAAATTCTTCTAGAGCGAACTGCGAATCGGGTTCAAAATAATATAAAAAACCAATACCGCCTAATTTATTTATTTAGTGACCGTCAACTGGAATCATATTCAATATCTGCTTTATTCTGAAACTGTTATAGCTTTATACGTTTTTTCAGAGTTTTTCCATTATTGAGTTATACTCTTAACAGGATAATTGCATTTCATAGAGTTCGACGTCGTAATTTATCTTTAGATAATTAGAACGGGGATAATTATGACCTCAAGTTTATTGATGGTTGCCTGATAAGTTCGCTCTATGTCGATTAAACTGGTTTGATATTTTTATAAAGTACAACAGATAAATTTATAGATTATCGGCGTTCTTCCTTTTGTCAATTTCCTAGTTATGAAGGAATTTGATGATATTTTATTTCAATAAATTCGGTTATGAATGTCCATATTCAATTTTAATAGACTTCGTTCATGTTCGTGATTATATATAAGAATCCATCTGAGTGTTGCGGATTTCCCTTCCGAGTTTTATTGACCCGGGTTGTCCCTACTTTAATATCTGCCACCGATTTTCTGAGATAAAGCCCATTCTCTAGCCACATACACATTCAAATCTTGCTTATCTGCACAGGTGATTTATTTACTATTTATAGGTTATTTTGATATCTTGGATTAATGAATTAGCTCATTAGTATTAGGTAAATTTTGATTCCTATTAAAATTGGAATCTTAATGGATCATGTTATATACGTTTATAGAACAAATAACTTGTTCAGAAGGCGATATCTAACCAAGGAAAGTATCCTTAGATCATTGCACAAATCATTTTCATCTAAAAATCCCAATTTGAAAATTCCACTTTAAATTCCACTTTGTTAGTTTTGAGAGCTGTCATATCTTCAGGAAACATTCGAAAGTTTCTCAGATTTTTTATTCGGAATTATGGCGCTCCGGTGAGGTTAGTCGTAAGGAGCAAGTTATTCACTCCTTGAGTTCTGTCTCCCATCGGTATCTCTAGATTGTCTAATCCAGTTTGAGTCTTGTTATCATAGCTTAGTCAGCTAACTGGTATCATAAAAGGTTAAAATATTAAGGTTGTAACAAGCATGCTTAAAGCAGAGAGAATCTTTATTTGATTCATAGACTTTTTGTTCAAACATGATATTTAAAAAAGATATTCACAACAATTGAAATTCTCACTATATAATTTATCATATACATATTGTATTGTATTCTTAGTAATGATATTCTCGAATTACATTCGGAATCTTACTGTTTTTGTAATCCGTGTCACTATGCCAGTTTTATCTCCAATAATAGCCAGACAAAGCTAACTAATTCTAACACTATTTCACACTTTGCCTATCTCAGCAATAGTTTCCTTAATGCATTCTTTTCATGTGAAAAACAATTTTTTTTCTAATTCATATTCTAAGGTTGTCTTAATAACTCAAAATCTTAAAATTTAGAAGTCAATGAGTTGGTTTAAATTTTATTTAGACCATCTCTTGAATGAATAGAATGCGAAAAAGCAACCTTTGAATCAATTCGTATGTTGAATCAATTAGAAATGGTTATAGAAAACGGCTCTGTTCACTTAATGTGTTTTATTTCATTGTTATGATAGTCTACAAAGAGCCGCAGCCAATTCCGTACATGCTTTAACTTGCAATTCTTTATTCTACAAGGAAAGTAGTCATCGAAACTTTCGGTTCTATCCTTTATGTATTGCATCTTTCTTTCAATCAGACTTTTCTCCAGAGAGGAATGAATGTGATGATCGAGATTTAAGAATCGACACGCTTGAGGATACCAAGTACCTCCATCATCAGTCGAAACTGGATGAATTCCATGAATCTTGACTAAACCTGAAATGAATCTTTCAGCTACAAACATGTTTCTTTCTTTAGAGAGATAGACAGTGCGAGAATTTGCCTGTTTTCTGTCTGGTTCAGTTGCAACCCAGAGCCAGACAAACTCTGATCCCACCTTTAACATCGTTTCATCTACAATATACTCTAGAACTCTTCTTCTAGTTGACTTAGCTTTTGAGGCCTGTATTTTTGAATCCAATTCCAAATGGAAACGTGATTTCTCTTGTATATCTGAGATAATCTTTCCGAGGCTTTCCTTAAGGATAGGCCTGAAAAGTACAAATGCAACCCATAATATACATACCTTGAAGGTGTTCTGTTTCTAGTAAGCATAAAAGAAATGGAATGCTTTCAAGCTATAGGCTTATCGTTAACTGAACAGAGCACACTGTACCAAGTTGATTGGTTATAAAGTATGTTGAACACTATAAAATAATGACAGATAATTTTGTTGATGACGCAGCAAAAAAATTAAAGAATTCGCAGCAAGATGCAAAAGCAAAGGCCCAAACAGCACAAGATCATGCAGAGGGAAAACCTAGCTCAGAGACGCTTAATAAGGCGAAAGAAAAGATCAAGGATGCACTAAGCTAATTTTTTTTTGTAAGATCGTTTCTAGCAATTAATCTGATAATTAAAGATCTGCCTTTTCAGTATCTGCAGACCAATGCATAGCTCAATAATCTTACTACATTAGGTAATGACAAAGTGTGCAATTCTTGAATTTAGTAAATTATTTAATACTATATACTCGTAAAAGCCAAGGCGATATCTGGAAGAACCGTTGCAGTAGAAATAGAGACATCACAATAGAATTTCAGAAGTAATTTTCCATAGTATTTGAATCCTTTTTTATTATTTGATGAAGCTTCTTTATGTCAGCAAAAAAAATCTCTTTTAACTTTGAGTTGTAGATTGTCGCAGCCGGATGATAGGTAACAAAGTATTTGTTTGAACCATGGTTGATTGTTCTTCCTCTATATTTTCCCATATTGCCATAACCTAAAAGAGACTTTAATGCAGTAACACCCATGATGCAGATCACTTTCGGAGAAATTAGTTTAATTTCTTTTTTAAGATAGTTGTTGGTACAAATTTCAATCTCTTTATCAGTGGGAACTCTATTGCCAGGTGGCCTACACTTGACAACATTAGTAATATAAACATCATTTCTATTCAGGCCGCTCTCAGACAATGCCAAGTCCAGAATTTTCCCTGCACTACCGACGAAGGGAACACCTTTTAGATCCTCATTTTTTCCAGGAGCTTCTCCAATCATCAATATCTTATCAGTAGTGTTACCATGACCAGGCACTGCATGTGTTCTGGTTTTGGATAAATCGCATAGAATACATTCAACTACTTGCTCATTCAAAATATTGAGATTCTGATCTTGGCGATTCATCAGAATAGTTTCGGTAAGAGATTATGATAAATCTTTCTACTCATTTCAAAGATGATCATAATCATCATCAGAATTATGAGAAGTACTATTTATTGGGTACTGTAGAAGCGTCATGAATGGATTCAAATAAAGGGTCATTCCCTGACCAATAATGCTAGTAAAGCTTTTCATGTTTCCATTTCTGTACTGCAAAACAAAAAATTAAGTTATTTCGCTTATTTTGACATTTTCCAAACATTATCAATGCTAGGGCTAAGCGAAAGAATGCAAATATGAGAATATATAAGACCTGATAGGGAAATGATTCTATAGTATTTTGTAAATACCCATGATTCAAACTTAATAAATTTCTAAAATCAATCTTCATTTTTGTAATATATCAGAATGATGTAGAGTTATTTTGATTGGTCATTTGCTCTTTCCACTTGCTTTAATTCAATTGTTTAATAACATTTAGAGAGAGCAAACTTGTTTTTTAGGAACCTACATAAGAAAAATTGATCCACCTTGACGATCCATTGACATTAGACAATGTTCAAACGATCTAAGGTCCGAGTTACCCAGTAAGTTTTTCATTTGTGCTATAGTATGTGCTCTAAATATAATTGTGTGTTTCTTTGAATAGAGATTAAGGTTGATGTTTTAGTTTTTCAATATAGTCTGAACTTTCGTTTTTTGGTAGGATTGCATTAAATAGATTTGTTAAAAAAGATAAAATTCTTACTTAATATAGCCTTAGATATTTGAATTTCTATTATTTTCTTACAATAGAATGAAATTAAATTGGTTGTTTGACTCTTGATTAATGATTTTCATAATAGAAACGATAAAATGTGTGTCTCACATTATATATAAGACTCGAAATGTGGAGGAAAAAATCAAAATGAGTCAAAAATTAATGAATTCATATTCATCAACCTTATGCCCATTATGTAATAAACCGACTAATATAATTACCGATCAAGAGTCAGGCGAACTAATATGCACTGCATGTGGAACCGTTATAGTTGATCAAAATCGCCAAGAAAATCTCGGATGGATGAATTCTAATACTGAGGAAATAAATTTCAGATCAAGGACTGGAGCTCCTACTTCATTAGCAAAATATGATCGTGGTTTATCAACGGTCATTGGCAAGATTGATAGGGATGCATCAGGACGACAGATTGACGTATCCATGCGAAGCAGGATTGGACGATGGAGAACATGGGATGCACGAACCCAAACAAATGATTCTTCAAAAAGAAATCTACAGACAGCTTTTGTCCATCTATATATGGTGAAAGACGCGCTTGGTCTTCCTGAACATGCAATTGAGAAGGTAGCATACCTTTATCGAAAAATTCAGGAAAGAAAACTAATCAAAGGAAGGACAATAAAAGGTGCTCTTGCCGTAGCTTCATACATTGCTTGCAGAGAAATGGGAATTCCAAGAAGCTTACGAGAGATATCAAAAATCATGAATTTAAAAGAAAAAGAGGTCGCAAGGATCTATCGAAAAGTAATGGTAGAATTAGATCTAAAGATACCTCAGGTGGACGCGGTCAAAGAAATCATCAAAATAAGTAACATGTGCTCTGTATCGGAAAAATCGAAGAGAGTAGCCATAAGAATTTTGATCAGTGTTATGAAAACATCATCTTCTGTAGGAAAGAATCCTATGGGCTTAGCTGGTGCTTCATTGTATCTCGCTTGCAAAGAAAACGGTGAAGAACTCACACAGTCAAAAATTGCTGAAGTTGCAGGAGTGACTGAAGTGACATTAAGACATGATTTAGATCTACTATTGGACCTACCAGAGCTTAAGGTAAGAAATTAAATCAGCACAAAATCTTTTTTTGTTTCTTGATTAGTACCTACCAAATAGACGTACGTAATATTGTGAATTTTTTTGTATCATTTTTGAATAAAAACTATCTTTTTTATCGATCGGCTCTGTTCATTTAACGATAAACCTATAGCTTGAAGATGTCCTATTTCTTTTATGATTAGTAGAAACAGAACACCTTCAAGGTATGTGTATTATGGCTTACATTTGTACTTTTCAGGTTTATCTTCAAGAAAAGCCTCGGAAAGATTGTCTCGGATGTATAAAAGAAACCATGTCTCCATCTGGAATTGGATTCAAAAATACAGGCCTCAAAAATTGAAAGCATCAAGAAGAAGAAGAATTCTAGAATATATTGTAGACGAGACAATGTTGAAGGTAGGGTCAGAATACATCTGGCTTTGGGTGGCGATAGAGCCTGCAAACAGACAGATCCTCGCACTTTCTATATCCAAAGAGAGAAACATGTTTGTTGCAGAAAGATATCTTTCTAATTTGATCAAAGTTCATGGAAAGCACCCAGTTTCTACAGATGGTG
Coding sequences:
- a CDS encoding NADH-quinone oxidoreductase subunit N; the protein is MIDIFSTPALVTVILGSVALVIPIIDALNKERGSKNKVYSSIAFGALAIALAVVIYRIFSGENLPALSLSNSGVIGDDIFGAFFSIAFLIVSIMVTVSSWSYMRKKSNHAAYYSLILLSSIGMILIGYSTDFVMLLVAWELMSIPTYALAAFNKRDPVSNEASIKYFLFGALSSAIIVLAMGIVYGLTGTTNIYDSIVAMTELNVQLMPFALLAVGLFIAGFGFKMGLVPFHMWLPDTYSGAPTTIATLLAAGTKKAGFAAAIRVIVIGLIALNVHWTFTLAIIAIFTMTLGNLGALTQKSIPRILAYSSIAQAGYILIGLAVAPYSNFALDASLLQIMNHAVMKSAAFIAAAAVIIVLAGYTLDKYKGLGFRMPITALVLAIALLALAGVPPLNGFWGKYLIFGAAVDSGEQVWWGPYLAIAGVLNSALSLGYYAWIIRKMYMEEGENRVRQKEPKPMVAVLLFALGFMIIFGIWYGPLLDLASMAVPNDIANLMMVK
- a CDS encoding magnesium transporter CorA family protein; its protein translation is MQKTVFYYNKNEIIEEKTESDDRIKDSHNLWIDVLDPTDEDITNLATTLSLNKKAIDKIRQKSKKPVVKEIDHNDKFIILLHLKFNNFETLETIPLYFHVGDKRLITIHSQKVDLITKVKKILTDRETILETSIDALYYSIISSIIEDYEQLLTAIELKVFDVERDAQYRPSGRVLTYLDTLSRQVIILRRHFWDARNIINYHINMEKDKDDIKYLQIVYDNINQLIEMIQSYQDTINSTRELFSASISLQMNETMRVLTVFSAIVLPLSLILSVLSLDGFNLDNLLDLPRYLGFLLIVMLTITILSLIAFWKKGWIFSYDKEILTPRDKG
- a CDS encoding DDE-type integrase/transposase/recombinase; the protein is MDSKIQASKAKSTRRRVLEYIVDETMLKVGSEFVWLWVATEPDRKQANSRTVYLSKERNMFVAERFISGLVKIHGIHPVSTDDGGTWYPQACRFLNLDHHIHSSLEKSLIERKMQYIKDRTESFDDYFPCRIKNCKLKHVRNWLRLFVDYHNNEIKHIK
- a CDS encoding uracil-DNA glycosylase — translated: MNRQDQNLNILNEQVVECILCDLSKTRTHAVPGHGNTTDKILMIGEAPGKNEDLKGVPFVGSAGKILDLALSESGLNRNDVYITNVVKCRPPGNRVPTDKEIEICTNNYLKKEIKLISPKVICIMGVTALKSLLGYGNMGKYRGRTINHGSNKYFVTYHPAATIYNSKLKEIFFADIKKLHQIIKKDSNTMENYF
- a CDS encoding transcription initiation factor IIB, which codes for MSQKLMNSYSSTLCPLCNKPTNIITDQESGELICTACGTVIVDQNRQENLGWMNSNTEEINFRSRTGAPTSLAKYDRGLSTVIGKIDRDASGRQIDVSMRSRIGRWRTWDARTQTNDSSKRNLQTAFVHLYMVKDALGLPEHAIEKVAYLYRKIQERKLIKGRTIKGALAVASYIACREMGIPRSLREISKIMNLKEKEVARIYRKVMVELDLKIPQVDAVKEIIKISNMCSVSEKSKRVAIRILISVMKTSSSVGKNPMGLAGASLYLACKENGEELTQSKIAEVAGVTEVTLRHDLDLLLDLPELKVRN
- a CDS encoding DDE-type integrase/transposase/recombinase codes for the protein MISRNRTPSRYVYYGLHLYFSGLSSRKASERLSRMYKRNHVSIWNWIQKYRPQKLKASRRRRILEYIVDETMLKVGSEYIWLWVAIEPANRQILALSISKERNMFVAERYLSNLIKVHGKHPVSTDGGTWYPMACQFLKLDHHIHSSYEKSVIGRTMQYIKDRTESFDDYFPCRIKNCKLKHVRNWLRLFVDYHNNEIKHIK